In the genome of Rhodamnia argentea isolate NSW1041297 chromosome 3, ASM2092103v1, whole genome shotgun sequence, one region contains:
- the LOC115757068 gene encoding LOW QUALITY PROTEIN: mannan endo-1,4-beta-mannosidase 6-like (The sequence of the model RefSeq protein was modified relative to this genomic sequence to represent the inferred CDS: inserted 4 bases in 3 codons) — translation MKPNWRDKALCPILGGITIFLIVYLNFDETSFTFTFPVLWLPKMGFVGTNSTRFVIVEDGGDVGGGRVQSTVYVNGWNPYWLMEESVWVQSRARVSEMMKRGAGMGMTVCXRSPGVFDERVLRGLDYVIVEARRNRVRVILSLVNNLNAFGGKAQYIRWAQEAGQNVSSSADSFFSHPTVKEYYKAYIKAVITRKNSMTGVHYFDEPAIFAWELMNEPRCVSGSSAPRLQAWITEMAAYVKSLDRRHLVMIGVEGFYGLQTQEKSAVNPGEWASSLATDFLKNSAIQNIDFASVHAYPDSWIPGASLDEKVKYLSQRVDSHILDXDDMLKKPVLFTEIGSSLHQNQQESSQRDIFLKTVYDKIYESAKKRQAGAGALIWQLLVDDMQGYTDQFAFVAWNHLSTYKLIIEQSCRLRRMFVKXSVYRHNDPCASIGS, via the exons ATGAAGCCAAACTGGAGAGACAAGGCTCTGTGTCCAATCTTGGGCGGAATCACCATCTTCCTCATCGTCTACCTCAACTTCGACGAAACCAGCTTCACCTTCACCTTCCCAGTTCTGTGGCTTCCGAAGATGGGGTTCGTGGGGACGAACTCGACCCGGTTCGTGATCGTCGAGGACGGTGGGGATGTTGGCGGTGGTCGAGTCCAGTCGACGGTGTACGTCAATGGGTGGAATCCGTATTGGCTGATGGAGGAGAGCGTGTGGGTTCAATCGAGGGCGAGGGTTTCTGAGATGATGAAGAGAGGGGCCGGAATGGGGATGACCGTGT AGAGGTCTCCGGGCGTTTTCGATGAGAGGGTGCTCAGG GGATTAGATTATGTAATTGTTGAAGCTCGAAGGAATCGGGTGCGAGTAATCCTGAGCTTAGTTAACAATTTGAACGCTTTTGGTGGTAAAGCACAGTATATCAGATGGGCGCAAGAAGCTGGACAGAATGTCTCTTCATCGGCAGATTCGTTCTTCTCGCATCCCACAGTAAAGGAGTACTACAAGGCTTATATCAAG GCGGTAATAACAAGAAAAAACTCCATGACTGGAGTTCATTATTTTGATGAACCAGCTATTTTTGCTTGGGAGCTCATGAATGAGCCTCGCTGTGTATCTGGGTCATCTGCGCCACGTCTTCAg GCTTGGATCACTGAGATGGCTGCGTATGTCAAGAGCTTAGACCGAAGACACCTTGTGATGATTGGAGTTGAGGGATTTTATGGGTTACAAACGCAAGAAAAAAGTGCAGTTAATCCTGGCGAATGGGCATCTTCACTTGCAACAGATTTCCTTAAGAACTCAGCAATTCAGAACATTGATTTTGCTTCTGTCCATGCATATCCTGATAGTTG GATCCCGGGGGCGAGTTTGGACGAAAAAGTGAAATATCTTTCGCAGCGGGTTGATTCTCACATACTTG GGGATGACATGCTGAAGAAACCAGTTCTTTTCACAGAAATTGGGTCGTCGTTGCATCAGAATCAACAAGAGTCAAGTCAAAGAGATATATTCTTGAAGACGGTTTATGACAAAATCTATGAATCAGCAAAGAAGAGGCAAGCTGGTGCTGGAGCCTTGATTTGGCAATTGTTAGTAGATGATATGCAAGGATACACCGACCAATTTGCGTTCGTGGCCTGGAATCACCTTTCAACCTATAAATTGATCATAGAACAATCATGCAGGCTGAGGAGAATGTTTGTGAA TAGCGTATATCGCCATAATGATCCATGTGCCTCTATTGGATCTTGA